A genomic segment from Bradyrhizobium sp. CB1015 encodes:
- a CDS encoding amino acid ABC transporter ATP-binding protein — protein sequence MTGYTETAAPVIDLRGVSKWYGATQVLKGIDFSVARGERVVVCGPSGSGKSTMIRCINRLEEHLDGRIIVNGVELDHSTKNVDLVRRDVGMVFQQFNLFPHLTVLQNLMIAPVKIRKIPKPEAEETARQFLARVRIAEHADKYPSQLSGGQQQRVAIARALCMKPKVMLFDEPTSALDPEMVQEVLDVMVSLAREGMTMVCVTHEMGFARTVADRVVFMDAGLIVEEGLPQEFFSNPKHQRTRAFLKQIMH from the coding sequence ATGACCGGCTACACTGAAACCGCAGCCCCCGTGATCGATCTGCGGGGCGTCAGCAAATGGTACGGCGCGACCCAAGTGTTGAAGGGTATCGATTTTTCCGTGGCACGGGGCGAGCGCGTGGTGGTGTGTGGTCCATCCGGCTCTGGCAAGTCGACCATGATCCGCTGCATTAATCGGCTGGAGGAGCATCTTGACGGAAGGATTATCGTGAATGGGGTGGAGCTTGACCACTCCACCAAGAACGTTGACCTGGTCCGCCGGGATGTCGGGATGGTGTTCCAGCAGTTCAACCTGTTTCCGCATCTCACTGTGCTGCAGAACCTAATGATCGCGCCAGTCAAGATCCGCAAGATCCCCAAGCCGGAGGCCGAAGAAACGGCGCGGCAGTTTCTGGCGCGGGTGCGGATCGCCGAGCATGCGGACAAATATCCGAGCCAGCTGTCGGGCGGACAGCAGCAGCGCGTCGCGATTGCGCGCGCACTTTGCATGAAGCCGAAAGTCATGCTGTTCGACGAGCCGACCTCGGCGCTCGATCCAGAAATGGTCCAGGAGGTGCTCGACGTCATGGTCTCGCTCGCACGCGAGGGAATGACCATGGTATGTGTGACACACGAGATGGGATTTGCCCGCACCGTTGCGGACCGGGTGGTATTCATGGACGCCGGCCTCATTGTCGAAGAGGGATTGCCTCAGGAGTTCTTCTCGAATCCCAAGCACCAGCGCACGCGCGCATTCCTGAAGCAGATCATGCACTAG
- a CDS encoding allantoinase PuuE yields the protein MTAQADQDRDFIGYGRNPPDPRWPGGARIALNICVNYEEGSEASFADGDGVTEAALTEGGGGGFEGRDLAAESMFEYGSRVGFWRLIRLLSERGMTATVMGCALALERNPEAAAAIREQGYDVCAHGWRWERHQHLGEDEERERIRRTVASLARTTGERPLGWYCRYGAGVNTRRLVAEEGGFLYDSDAYNDELPYWTTVVGKPHLVVPYGLVNNDAKFIRGAMTTADDFFVYLKDAFDMLYAEGATAPKMMSVGLHTRIVGHPGRAAGLARFLDHVASREAVWVCRRLDIARHWIATHPAQPRKS from the coding sequence ATGACCGCGCAAGCCGACCAGGATCGCGATTTCATCGGCTACGGACGCAACCCGCCGGATCCAAGATGGCCTGGCGGCGCTCGCATCGCGCTCAACATCTGCGTCAATTACGAAGAGGGATCGGAGGCTTCATTTGCCGATGGCGACGGCGTCACAGAGGCGGCGCTGACGGAGGGCGGCGGGGGAGGATTTGAAGGGCGCGATCTCGCCGCTGAATCGATGTTCGAGTATGGCAGCCGTGTCGGTTTCTGGCGGTTGATCCGGTTACTCTCCGAGCGCGGCATGACGGCCACGGTCATGGGCTGTGCGCTTGCGCTGGAGCGCAATCCGGAGGCGGCCGCTGCCATCCGCGAGCAAGGATACGATGTGTGCGCCCATGGCTGGCGCTGGGAGCGGCATCAACATCTAGGCGAGGACGAGGAGCGCGAGCGGATCCGCAGGACAGTGGCGAGCCTCGCCCGGACGACCGGCGAGCGACCGCTCGGTTGGTATTGCCGCTACGGCGCCGGAGTGAACACCCGCCGGCTGGTGGCCGAGGAGGGCGGCTTCCTCTACGATTCCGACGCCTACAATGACGAGTTGCCGTACTGGACCACGGTGGTCGGCAAGCCGCACCTGGTCGTCCCCTATGGTCTTGTCAACAACGACGCCAAGTTCATCCGCGGCGCGATGACGACCGCCGACGACTTCTTCGTCTATCTGAAGGATGCCTTCGACATGCTCTATGCCGAAGGCGCGACCGCGCCGAAGATGATGTCGGTAGGCCTCCACACCCGGATCGTCGGTCATCCGGGCCGCGCCGCGGGCCTTGCGCGCTTTCTCGACCACGTCGCCTCGCGTGAGGCGGTGTGGGTGTGCCGACGCCTCGACATTGCCCGGCATTGGATTGCCACCCATCCTGCACAACCCCGAAAGTCTTGA
- a CDS encoding DUF1488 domain-containing protein, with product MIEFPNYSRSYDRTRHAVRFWGYDSALEASFFIEEDALRRLQPDAHPNESGFLNAFDSNRAVICAAAARVYVRGSRGSCDLVAANF from the coding sequence GTGATCGAGTTTCCAAATTATAGTCGTTCATATGACCGAACGCGGCATGCCGTACGTTTTTGGGGATACGATAGCGCGCTAGAGGCATCGTTTTTCATAGAGGAAGACGCGCTGAGGCGACTTCAACCGGACGCTCACCCCAATGAATCGGGTTTCCTGAACGCATTCGATTCCAATCGTGCTGTGATATGCGCCGCCGCTGCCAGGGTGTACGTCCGAGGCAGCAGGGGTTCTTGCGATCTGGTCGCCGCTAATTTTTGA
- a CDS encoding NAD(P)-dependent oxidoreductase, whose product MATLITGGAGFVGLALAERLLAAGQRVVLFDLPAAPTELLGRPELAGAVYVSGDVTVQADLDAALAAAPIDRVVHAAAVTPNEQRERKDARRIVDINIGGTVSLMERAIAHGGIQRIVVVSSVAVYGFSAPAPSGCFEEEISHPAPAALYGISKLAAEQAAIRIAHLHGCDTRIVRLGPVYGPWEWPTEVRDALSPHHQVLQALKSGREAVLPRAMRADWIYSRDAAAGIAAVAMHAALRHAVYHVGGGCLSDLEDWCRALAGRLPDFRWRCADPGETAGILYTLPVDRAPMSIAHLVRDTGFNPAHPVDAAAADYLSWMGLDGPASGGTS is encoded by the coding sequence ATGGCCACGCTGATCACGGGTGGTGCGGGATTTGTCGGACTTGCGCTGGCGGAGCGTTTGCTGGCGGCAGGCCAGCGCGTCGTGCTATTTGACTTGCCGGCGGCTCCGACGGAGTTGCTCGGGCGCCCCGAGCTTGCGGGCGCGGTCTATGTCAGCGGCGATGTTACGGTCCAAGCCGATCTCGACGCGGCGCTCGCTGCCGCGCCGATCGACCGCGTGGTTCACGCGGCTGCGGTGACACCGAACGAGCAGCGCGAACGCAAGGACGCTCGCCGGATCGTCGATATCAATATCGGCGGCACCGTCAGCCTGATGGAGCGCGCGATCGCGCACGGCGGAATTCAGCGTATCGTTGTGGTGAGTTCTGTTGCCGTCTACGGGTTTTCTGCACCTGCCCCCTCAGGCTGTTTTGAAGAGGAGATCAGTCATCCGGCTCCCGCCGCACTCTACGGTATCAGCAAGCTTGCGGCGGAACAGGCGGCGATCAGGATCGCGCATCTCCACGGCTGTGACACGCGGATCGTCCGGCTCGGCCCGGTCTATGGTCCCTGGGAATGGCCGACAGAGGTGCGCGATGCGCTCAGCCCGCACCACCAGGTCCTGCAGGCGCTCAAGTCCGGTCGAGAGGCGGTGCTGCCGCGCGCGATGCGTGCCGACTGGATCTACTCGCGCGATGCCGCCGCCGGCATCGCCGCCGTCGCCATGCATGCGGCCCTGCGCCATGCAGTCTATCACGTCGGTGGCGGTTGCCTGTCAGACCTCGAGGACTGGTGCCGCGCCCTCGCAGGCCGCCTTCCGGATTTCCGGTGGCGCTGCGCCGATCCGGGCGAGACTGCTGGCATCCTCTACACCCTACCTGTTGACCGCGCGCCGATGAGCATCGCGCATCTCGTGCGTGACACCGGGTTCAACCCGGCCCATCCCGTGGACGCTGCGGCTGCGGATTATCTGTCCTGGATGGGTCTCGATGGCCCGGCCTCTGGAGGTACATCATGA
- a CDS encoding YbhB/YbcL family Raf kinase inhibitor-like protein, giving the protein MTSFAKTTLAKFATAILCLAWVDSVLAQELFELRSPAFDDNGKLQTKNAGKNPNVPSCIGDNVSPPLSWSGVPAGTKSLVALMDDQQGMNGLGVSHLVVYGIEPSLTGFAEGELGSASDKFVGGKNTLGTTVYLGPCPARGTGQHHYVITLIATDLDRSALAPGLTREELLRELKGHAKGAAGTVARFESP; this is encoded by the coding sequence TTGACTAGCTTTGCGAAGACTACCTTGGCGAAATTCGCGACCGCCATTCTTTGCCTGGCGTGGGTCGATTCGGTCCTCGCCCAGGAGCTGTTTGAGCTCAGGTCGCCGGCGTTCGACGACAACGGCAAACTTCAGACGAAAAATGCGGGGAAGAACCCCAATGTTCCAAGCTGCATCGGCGACAACGTCTCACCACCGCTGAGCTGGTCTGGCGTCCCGGCTGGAACAAAAAGCCTTGTGGCCCTGATGGACGACCAGCAGGGCATGAACGGTCTCGGCGTGTCGCACCTGGTCGTGTACGGCATCGAGCCCTCGTTGACCGGCTTCGCGGAAGGTGAGCTCGGCTCTGCCTCTGACAAGTTTGTAGGGGGTAAGAATACTCTGGGGACCACCGTCTATTTAGGGCCGTGTCCCGCCCGCGGCACCGGGCAGCATCACTACGTCATCACCCTGATTGCAACGGATCTCGACCGTTCCGCGCTTGCTCCGGGACTCACGCGGGAAGAGCTCCTCCGCGAGCTGAAAGGACATGCGAAGGGTGCTGCAGGGACCGTTGCGCGTTTCGAAAGTCCGTAG
- a CDS encoding ABC transporter substrate-binding protein, with product MTLRSKHLAIALILAGVQVGGWIEAHAQEADHPSDKPLVVASDFGVAPWMVRGTNGPEGFGVDLINEIGKELGRPTVEIVDINFSGLFAALFAKRVEFLVNPLNLTAERSERMLYTEPLFTTGNGFLVRTVDEMKAFDDLKGKAVAVNRGTISDTWATANAEKYGFEVQRYDTFPDSVQAVLTRRAFTALNEIPTTVYAASQNKAIKVGYKDFNGRNFAYAFRLEDTEYRNKVESVIECMKLDGRLRKLHEKWYGATPDAGSAIETVYFGYGPPGFKGFEPAAHVPACKK from the coding sequence ATGACGCTCCGATCGAAGCATCTTGCAATCGCGCTGATCCTGGCCGGGGTCCAGGTGGGAGGCTGGATCGAGGCTCATGCCCAGGAAGCGGATCACCCCTCCGACAAGCCGCTGGTCGTCGCGTCCGATTTCGGTGTCGCGCCATGGATGGTGCGAGGCACGAACGGTCCTGAGGGCTTCGGCGTGGACCTGATCAACGAGATCGGCAAGGAACTCGGCCGTCCGACGGTCGAGATCGTGGACATCAACTTCTCCGGGTTGTTTGCGGCATTGTTTGCCAAGCGGGTCGAATTCCTGGTTAACCCGCTGAACCTGACGGCCGAACGCTCCGAGCGTATGCTCTATACCGAGCCGCTGTTCACCACCGGAAACGGCTTTCTGGTCCGCACCGTCGACGAGATGAAGGCCTTTGACGATCTGAAGGGCAAGGCGGTGGCGGTGAACCGCGGCACCATCTCGGACACCTGGGCAACCGCGAATGCCGAGAAGTATGGGTTCGAGGTACAGCGTTACGACACCTTTCCGGACAGCGTGCAGGCCGTGCTGACCCGGCGCGCATTCACTGCGTTGAACGAAATCCCCACCACCGTGTATGCCGCCAGCCAGAACAAGGCGATCAAGGTCGGCTACAAGGACTTCAACGGTCGCAACTTCGCCTATGCGTTCCGCCTGGAGGACACCGAGTATCGCAACAAGGTCGAGAGCGTGATCGAATGCATGAAACTCGACGGGCGGCTGCGCAAGCTGCATGAGAAGTGGTACGGGGCCACTCCAGATGCCGGCTCGGCCATCGAGACCGTGTATTTCGGCTACGGGCCTCCCGGCTTCAAGGGCTTCGAGCCGGCCGCCCATGTTCCGGCCTGCAAGAAGTAG
- a CDS encoding GntR family transcriptional regulator: MTKSTARKRLSATTSSRATAAEAPKPSRPNGSVTEATYRKLLDLIESRQLGPGEVIEERRLALRLKVSRTPLRAGISRLLGEGRLEQLSNGSVIVRNIGIAELLELIHLRLILESEAASLAATRIGLDVLQPIKASLEKILSTAVITKTKHWTLDDEIHDQIADHCGNRSLATLIGETRRKIRMCNVERRPERLLPACREHLAIVDAIIKRDAVVARQAMIQHLTNVRQGMLETFGIFLPESHG; the protein is encoded by the coding sequence GTGACCAAATCGACTGCGCGCAAACGCTTATCCGCGACAACCTCTTCGCGCGCAACGGCAGCAGAGGCACCGAAGCCCTCTCGGCCGAACGGCAGCGTGACCGAGGCGACCTATCGAAAGCTCCTGGATCTGATTGAATCGCGGCAACTTGGACCGGGCGAGGTCATCGAAGAGCGCCGGCTTGCGCTGCGCCTTAAGGTGTCGCGTACTCCGCTACGTGCCGGAATCAGCCGTCTGCTGGGCGAGGGCAGGCTGGAACAGCTTTCGAATGGCTCGGTAATCGTGCGCAATATCGGTATCGCCGAGTTGCTCGAATTAATTCATCTACGACTCATTCTCGAAAGCGAGGCGGCCTCGCTTGCTGCAACCCGTATCGGCCTCGATGTCCTGCAGCCGATCAAGGCCAGCCTGGAGAAGATCCTGTCCACAGCCGTGATCACCAAGACCAAGCACTGGACGCTGGATGACGAGATTCACGACCAGATCGCCGATCATTGCGGCAACCGCTCTCTCGCCACCCTGATCGGAGAGACCCGCCGCAAGATCAGGATGTGCAATGTGGAGCGGCGTCCCGAACGGCTGTTGCCCGCGTGTCGTGAACACCTCGCAATTGTTGATGCCATCATCAAGCGAGACGCAGTGGTGGCGCGGCAAGCGATGATCCAGCATCTCACCAATGTCCGCCAGGGCATGCTGGAAACATTCGGGATATTTTTACCCGAGAGCCACGGCTAA
- a CDS encoding amino acid ABC transporter permease: MDRILEYYFNPKVIALAFPNVLAGFRVTVAVALLIILFGIATGLLLALLRCANLRPLNALIVVYVDVLRTLPQLVIIVFIYFGLPYLGLTLSPFVTTVLSLAMVLSAFSTEIFWSAIMAVPRGQWDAASALGFGRVRTLLQIILPQAVRLSVPLLTNRAISISKGTALGTAVSLPETLGQAQSVTAMVANPSPLTLAAAFYVLFFLPLVIASRWIERRSAQGR, translated from the coding sequence ATGGACCGTATTCTCGAGTACTATTTCAATCCGAAGGTCATCGCACTCGCGTTTCCGAACGTGCTGGCGGGCTTTCGCGTGACGGTTGCCGTAGCGCTGCTGATTATCCTGTTCGGCATCGCGACGGGGCTGCTGCTCGCGCTGCTGCGTTGTGCCAATTTGCGGCCGTTGAATGCGTTGATCGTCGTTTACGTGGATGTATTGCGGACGCTGCCGCAACTCGTCATCATCGTGTTCATCTATTTCGGCCTGCCGTATCTGGGACTCACCCTCTCGCCGTTCGTGACCACGGTGCTGTCGCTGGCGATGGTGCTGTCGGCGTTCAGCACTGAGATATTCTGGTCGGCCATCATGGCGGTGCCCCGCGGACAATGGGATGCCGCGAGCGCTCTCGGGTTTGGGCGGGTGCGTACGTTGCTCCAAATCATTCTGCCTCAGGCCGTCCGGCTGTCGGTGCCGCTTCTGACCAACCGAGCGATCTCGATCAGCAAGGGCACCGCACTGGGCACCGCGGTGTCGTTGCCGGAGACGCTGGGGCAGGCGCAGAGCGTAACTGCAATGGTCGCGAATCCCTCGCCATTGACGCTCGCGGCGGCCTTCTACGTGCTGTTCTTTCTGCCGCTCGTGATTGCCAGCCGCTGGATCGAGCGGCGATCAGCGCAGGGACGATGA
- a CDS encoding IS630 family transposase (programmed frameshift) produces MTRPYSEDIRERALARADAGETVRSIAEALQISPSCVTKWKNLRRDTGGLAPGQIGGHKKRVLSDANADWLRKRIRSGPFTLRKLTQELAARGIKTDVRAVWTFVHAEGLSFKKTLLPAEQDRPDVVRKRTRWKAHQGRIDVARLVFIDETWIKTNMAPLRGWGPCGQRLQASAPFGHWKTMTFIAALRHDRISAPWVIDGPINGELFTLYVEKVLAPTLAPGEIVVLDNLGSHKGKAARQAIRARGAHRIFLPPYSPDLNPIEQVFAKLKHLMRAAEPRDVEATWRKAGELLDLFSETECTNYFKNSGYVSV; encoded by the exons ATGACGCGACCCTATTCGGAAGACATCCGGGAACGGGCTTTGGCGCGAGCTGACGCAGGGGAAACGGTTCGTTCGATTGCCGAGGCGCTCCAGATCAGCCCCTCCTGCGTGACGAAGTGGAAGAATCTGAGGCGGGATACCGGAGGCCTGGCGCCCGGCCAGATCGGCGGCCACAAGAAGCGGGTTCTGTCGGATGCCAACGCCGACTGGCTGCGCAAACGCATTCGCTCGGGGCCATTCACCTTGCGCAAGCTGACGCAGGAGCTGGCTGCACGGGGGATCAAGACAGACGTGCGGGCGGTGTGGACTTTTGTTCACGCCGAGGGGCTCAGCTTC AAAAAAACGCTTCTACCGGCCGAGCAGGATCGCCCAGACGTCGTCCGTAAGCGGACCCGCTGGAAAGCACATCAAGGCAGGATCGACGTCGCACGGTTGGTTTTTATCGACGAGACGTGGATCAAGACCAATATGGCGCCGCTACGCGGCTGGGGGCCTTGTGGACAGCGCCTCCAAGCATCTGCACCTTTCGGCCATTGGAAGACCATGACCTTCATCGCGGCGCTGCGTCACGATCGGATCAGCGCGCCTTGGGTGATCGATGGTCCCATCAATGGTGAGCTCTTCACGCTGTACGTCGAGAAGGTGTTGGCACCCACCCTCGCACCGGGCGAGATCGTCGTTCTCGACAATCTTGGCAGCCATAAGGGCAAAGCGGCTCGCCAAGCCATCCGCGCCAGAGGCGCCCACCGCATCTTCTTGCCGCCATATAGCCCTGACCTCAATCCGATCGAGCAGGTCTTCGCCAAACTCAAACATCTCATGCGAGCTGCCGAGCCCCGTGACGTGGAGGCAACCTGGAGAAAGGCTGGTGAACTCCTCGATCTCTTCTCCGAGACGGAGTGCACCAACTACTTCAAAAACTCAGGCTACGTTTCCGTATAA
- a CDS encoding SDR family NAD(P)-dependent oxidoreductase gives MTGRLLGKSIVITGASSGIGRAIARRFAAEGARLVLADVTTDVREGGAPTIDWLRADGYEAEFIRTDVSSETDTAQAVALAVEKFGRLDGLVNNAAIGIGKPLLETSLSEWNRAFAVNLTGVFLMSKAAVATMLRQDAHKGVRGRIVNISSQHGMIACPEDIAYGTSKSGVVYITRQIAVDYAKDHIVCNAVAPGKIVTGKPGRAAEPRWMEYSSSRTPMPRLGVPDDVANAALFLASDDATFITGENILVDGGWMAA, from the coding sequence ATGACGGGACGGTTGCTCGGCAAGTCGATCGTGATCACCGGCGCCTCGTCGGGAATCGGGCGCGCCATCGCACGACGGTTTGCGGCTGAAGGCGCGCGGCTGGTTCTCGCCGATGTCACCACCGATGTTCGCGAAGGCGGCGCGCCGACCATCGATTGGCTGCGGGCAGACGGCTACGAGGCGGAGTTCATTCGCACCGACGTCTCCTCCGAGACCGATACCGCGCAGGCGGTTGCGCTCGCTGTGGAGAAGTTTGGCCGGCTCGACGGTCTCGTCAACAATGCGGCCATCGGCATCGGCAAGCCATTGCTCGAGACCAGCCTTTCGGAGTGGAACCGGGCGTTTGCGGTCAATCTCACCGGCGTATTCCTGATGAGCAAGGCAGCGGTAGCGACGATGCTGAGGCAGGACGCACACAAGGGCGTACGCGGACGGATCGTCAATATCTCGTCCCAGCACGGCATGATCGCCTGCCCGGAGGATATCGCCTACGGTACTTCGAAGTCCGGCGTGGTCTACATCACCCGGCAGATCGCGGTGGACTATGCGAAGGATCATATCGTCTGCAATGCCGTCGCGCCTGGGAAAATCGTGACCGGCAAGCCGGGGCGTGCGGCGGAGCCGCGATGGATGGAGTATTCCAGCAGCAGGACGCCGATGCCGCGCCTGGGCGTGCCCGACGACGTGGCGAACGCGGCGCTGTTTCTGGCTTCCGATGATGCCACCTTCATCACCGGAGAGAACATTCTCGTCGACGGTGGCTGGATGGCCGCATGA
- a CDS encoding co-chaperone GroES encodes MKFRPLHDRVVVKRIEAEDKTAGGIIIPDTAKEKPSQGEVIAVGPGGRDEIGDLIPIDLKVGDRVLFGKWSGTEVKIDGVDLLIMKESDIMGVLTDLPAAKKKAA; translated from the coding sequence ATGAAATTCCGTCCGCTCCATGACCGTGTCGTGGTCAAGCGTATTGAGGCCGAGGACAAGACCGCTGGTGGCATCATCATTCCGGACACCGCCAAGGAGAAGCCCTCCCAGGGCGAAGTCATCGCCGTCGGCCCCGGCGGCCGCGACGAAATCGGCGACCTGATCCCGATCGACCTGAAGGTCGGCGACCGCGTCCTGTTCGGCAAGTGGTCCGGCACTGAAGTCAAGATCGATGGCGTCGATCTCTTGATCATGAAGGAAAGCGACATAATGGGCGTTCTTACTGATCTGCCGGCCGCCAAGAAGAAGGCCGCGTAA
- a CDS encoding amino acid ABC transporter permease, producing MQALLDNFADIDALVRVYPLLLQGLLYTVTLALVALPLGLLLGLSIAVAYSFHHRWLNVALLVYIDVFRAFPVVVLLILVFYGLPFLGLTLGGFAAAVLAIVLNNSGYYGEIFRAGIESVPRGQYEAARALGFKSLHVVLYIVLPQAVRNVLAPLASNSLELIKTTSIGALVALPELLRSARVAQEQTYNPTPLMAAAVIFFVLLYPIARWVARLERQALAAR from the coding sequence ATGCAAGCGCTGCTGGACAATTTTGCCGATATAGACGCGCTGGTGCGGGTCTACCCGCTGCTGCTGCAGGGCCTGCTTTACACCGTTACCCTGGCGCTGGTGGCGCTGCCGCTCGGCCTCCTGCTGGGCCTGTCCATCGCTGTGGCCTACAGCTTCCATCATCGCTGGCTGAACGTTGCCTTGCTGGTCTACATCGATGTCTTCCGGGCGTTTCCGGTGGTCGTGCTGCTGATCCTGGTATTCTACGGCCTGCCGTTCCTCGGGTTGACCTTGGGCGGATTTGCTGCCGCCGTTCTCGCGATCGTGCTCAACAATTCCGGCTATTACGGCGAGATTTTTCGCGCCGGAATCGAATCCGTGCCTCGCGGTCAGTACGAGGCGGCACGCGCGCTAGGCTTCAAGTCGCTGCATGTCGTGCTCTACATCGTGCTGCCGCAGGCCGTGCGCAATGTGCTGGCGCCGCTGGCGAGCAACTCACTGGAACTGATCAAGACCACCTCGATCGGTGCTCTGGTCGCGCTGCCTGAGCTTCTGCGCTCGGCGCGTGTAGCTCAGGAGCAGACCTATAATCCGACGCCGCTGATGGCGGCTGCGGTGATCTTCTTCGTCTTGCTGTATCCGATTGCGCGTTGGGTCGCGCGTCTGGAGCGGCAGGCCCTTGCGGCACGGTAA
- a CDS encoding ureidoglycolate lyase encodes MIACPSHTVSLEPLSAEAFAPFGDVVLRPTGERRRYLPTMLNCADEAQSFRLWISGAAVLGRLPLRATTLERHPYSAQTFVPLGSARYLAVVCAATSGGDPDLATLRGFIAGPNQVVTYARNVWHHPMTVLDAPMEFAVAMGVTGQQDDDVFFGLDATVTIVMPPAAS; translated from the coding sequence ATGATCGCCTGTCCTTCGCATACGGTTTCGCTCGAGCCGCTGTCCGCCGAGGCCTTTGCTCCCTTTGGCGATGTGGTCTTGCGCCCGACCGGTGAGCGGCGGCGTTACCTTCCGACCATGCTGAACTGTGCCGACGAGGCGCAATCATTCCGGCTCTGGATCAGCGGCGCGGCCGTGCTCGGACGGCTCCCGCTGCGGGCGACCACACTGGAGCGGCACCCCTACTCGGCGCAGACTTTCGTGCCGCTCGGCTCCGCGCGCTATCTGGCCGTCGTCTGCGCAGCGACGTCGGGCGGTGATCCTGACCTGGCGACGCTGCGCGGATTCATCGCCGGTCCCAATCAGGTCGTCACCTACGCGCGCAATGTGTGGCATCATCCGATGACCGTGCTTGACGCCCCCATGGAATTCGCGGTGGCGATGGGTGTAACGGGCCAGCAGGACGATGATGTGTTCTTCGGTCTCGATGCCACGGTGACCATCGTCATGCCGCCGGCCGCTTCCTAG
- a CDS encoding IS481 family transposase, whose product MDTHKNAPLTPKGREAMVRAVVDFGLSKAAAARQFNTTPKTVAKWVGRFRMEGVDGLRDRSSRPHSLPSQTEPATCTAVEVLRRQRHTGKQIAVELKISTATVSRILRRLGLNRIRDLEPAEPVRRYERETPGEMIHIDIKKLGRFDKIGHRITGDRTGQSNNRRVGWEFVHVCIDDHSRVAFSQILPDEKAESAVAFLKAAIDYYKGLGVTVTRVMTDNGSCYKAFDFRDACQELGLKHKRTRPYTPKTNGKAERFIQTALREWAYAQAYPTSDRRAEELPRWLHRYNWHRPHGGIRSQTPISRLGLTEDNLLRLHN is encoded by the coding sequence ATGGACACCCACAAGAATGCTCCCCTGACACCGAAAGGTCGAGAGGCGATGGTTCGTGCCGTCGTGGATTTCGGCCTGTCCAAAGCAGCCGCGGCGCGCCAGTTCAATACGACGCCGAAAACGGTTGCCAAATGGGTCGGCCGTTTCCGCATGGAAGGCGTTGATGGCTTGCGCGACCGCTCGTCACGACCTCATTCACTGCCGAGCCAAACAGAGCCTGCCACATGCACCGCTGTTGAGGTCTTGCGGCGCCAGCGCCACACCGGCAAGCAGATCGCGGTCGAACTCAAGATATCGACGGCCACTGTGAGCCGCATTCTGCGTCGTTTGGGACTGAACCGGATACGCGACCTGGAGCCGGCCGAGCCGGTGCGCCGTTATGAGCGCGAAACGCCGGGCGAGATGATCCACATCGACATCAAAAAGCTCGGCCGCTTCGACAAGATCGGCCACCGCATCACCGGCGATCGCACCGGTCAGAGCAACAACCGAAGGGTCGGCTGGGAATTCGTCCACGTCTGCATTGACGATCACTCCCGCGTCGCCTTCTCCCAGATCTTGCCCGATGAAAAAGCCGAGAGCGCCGTAGCCTTCCTCAAAGCGGCCATTGATTATTACAAAGGCCTCGGCGTCACCGTCACCCGGGTCATGACCGATAACGGCAGTTGTTACAAAGCCTTCGACTTCCGCGACGCCTGCCAGGAGCTCGGCCTCAAGCACAAGCGAACCAGGCCTTATACGCCCAAAACCAATGGCAAGGCCGAACGCTTCATCCAGACCGCGCTCAGGGAGTGGGCCTATGCGCAAGCCTATCCCACCTCCGACCGCCGCGCAGAGGAGTTGCCCCGTTGGCTCCATCGATACAACTGGCATCGCCCCCACGGCGGGATAAGATCTCAAACGCCGATCAGCAGGCTCGGTCTAACCGAGGACAACCTCTTGAGGCTCCACAACTAG